Below is a window of Malania oleifera isolate guangnan ecotype guangnan chromosome 1, ASM2987363v1, whole genome shotgun sequence DNA.
AATTCTAATATCAAGTGTACATTTTTCCCCATATTTCAGCCTCTTCTTATTCGAATTAGCACTAAAGATTCCCAGATAATCCTTGCCAATGAAGTTAAGTCCCAACAAGAAATGGATTTTATACCAAGAAAACGCCAGCAACAATCTGTTAagtcaaaatataaaaaattaatttgtaCACTAAGTATTACAAAATAAATACCTAGTGCCCTAATTTTGAAAGCAGCTTCAGGCTACAAACAAAACCTAGAAAGACAAAGTAGTTTTTAAACTCCATTAAAGGAATTAGTATAAAAGATTGGATTTTACATAAGCACAATGAACATGAAAAGAAGAAAGATTTATAAGTGTAATGCAGTTAGCACTTCCATAAAACTGTGTTTGGCAATACGAAAAAGCatacatcaataaaaaaaaattcaatcagGCTTACAATGCCATTTTTCTTGCAACACGACCTAATTCTTATACTGTCCAATATGAAGGAAAATGgatttctctaatttttaagAATGGTATTTTCAAGAAACTAAGCTCAGTGTCATCTGACATCTTACCAAAtagcaaaaaaaatatataatagaaGAATTAAAATGATGCTGACACATCTCATTCAATAAAAGGGTTTTAAAAAGCGAAGGTGCAAAGCAAAGTGTTTTAACCCTTAcaaggcaaggcataagccttaaagCATTGAGTAATCTTTCTGAGAATTtcatttttagataaaaatatgtaaataaattacatatatttttaaaaaaaattaagaaatttgcaaacaaaatgtaaatatatgtatatataatttgtAAACTACTTGTTGACCATTCAAAAATTCCCAGGTTGAATTCATTATGTATATCATGGCAAAAGagctataacattacaaagtagaaattattctcattttttttagggagaagttgaggttcaagagttttcgAAATTAACTCATACTATGACATTCCTTTCGTATAAACATGTATTTAAAATTTCCTAGTCAAATATAACTTCataatcacacacccaaaatgcataagcctcaactaaaaggTGCAAAAGGCATGCCTTCTGTATATATATGTTAAGCCTCAACATGTAATGGTtggcctttttggaatttggtattctaaattgagcctcaaggcattttaggcatgcatCGCCTTCGAGGCGAGCTTTGATTGACCTTTTTAAAGCATCATTCAATAACTTTAATCGTCTTGATTTAGTTTTGAATTCAAACAAAAACAGAATCCAAAAATTTATTGTCTTTATCATTATTGATGGACTCCAATATAATCCTTTCAAAAATGACGAAAAAGTACAAATAATGAAAAACACACATAAAATCCAAATGGgaaatttaatacaaataatgTCAAACATAAGGCTGTTAGAGGTGCTATAATGTATTTGTGTTTCAAAAAGAAGTACACAATTTTAATAGGAGAAATAAGACCAGAATTACCTTCGGGGTCTTGAATTTTCGGGCAAATTTCACTTCAACAATTAACAgtattcaaattttcaatccggGATTCAAACACTGAATCAAATTCCCATCAAGGAACATCATCAATGCCATTAGTGTTTGGGCTGACAGAATTATTCTGCTTCACCATCCATCTCCTCCTCCTAGTTTTCCAACAAAACAAGAGCACTTGGCAAAGAAAATTCTTATTAGAGATCAAAATCACCTGATCTGAAGAAGGATTCAGATTTCAGACCACTGTCATAGTTTCCATTACCTCTGTCATCATCATTTCCCAGTAGCACCTTTTTATCTGTATACTCCTCTctgtcttcttcttcctcatcTCCTTCTCAACCACTAGTACTGCCATCATTGTCTTCCTTAACACTAATAGTATTTTCCACCATAAGAATGCATTTCTCTGTGCAACATTACTACTGTCATCATCATTTGCCAGCAGCGCCATTTTCATCTTTTTACTCCTTTTCTCTTTCCTCATCTACCTCTCAACTCTCCTGCCCTACAGTGACTGCTAGTACTGCCATCCTCCACAACTGCAAGTCctaaaatgaaatttttattttcttttaaagggAGAAAAATAGccccacttctctctctctctctctccaaacatAATGCAGCTCTGAACCACCGAACAATTCATTGACAGTTGATCAAATTCAAGGCAACACCACCAATAATAGTATTTTACTTCACAACAGCAAGTCTaaaatgaaaatctcatttttttaaaGGGAAAAATAACCCcatagctctctctctctctctctctctccaaccaCAACGCAGCTCTGAACCACCAAAAAATTGCCAATTGATCAAATTCATGGAAACACCACCACTAATGTGCCAGTCCTAACTGAGCCAACTCACCACACAGCCCAACACAACCCCCATTCCAACTGATGACCACATCAATAGCAAAGCTTTCACTCACTACTTTTCAATCTcaattaatgaaaataattaacTGGGGTTAAGACTTAGATCATGATAGCAAGTGCAGCACTCCTATAAGTACTATGGAGCTGGATTTGAAGCTGGTCTCCCTGGTGATGGAGGGCTAAGATCTTTGGTTTCATGGGATCTGTAGAGCTATCTATAGAGCTCTATAGATTTTTCCCCTCCCCCACCTTCCTCCTTCCATCCAATACTAGTCTCCTCTTTGTTTCTTCTCCACATCAATGCCTCTACGATGTTGCATTGTTTGACTTATATTCCACATGCCCCTGTATACACCCCCAGAATAAAAGCTGAAAGAGCATCACTAGATCTGTGGTTTTTCCATGCATTCTGTAGTAAGAATGGGTCTCTTTAGTTTATATTCACATTGGCCACTTCAACAATGACTATGGAATCACATTGGTATTTCGAACATATATTTGTAGTAACAACACACTAGAAATGTTATTCCCTGTTAGAAAATCCTAGAATTCAATAAGATGAATAATTCCCTTTGGCATGTCAGCAGAGGCGCAAGGTGACAAATAAGTCAGCTGGCATTACCgtaagagaaggagaaagatTTAAATGTGTATCTTTCTTTGCATGTTTCACTTGTAAATAGAACATGAATTTGCCAACTTAAGAAGTTAGGAGTGTGTAACTATTAACTAAATTCTTGTGTCCAATCATCGCAACTTGCATGCTAATCCAGGCATACAATGGTATAACAATTTTAAAGAGTTAACAGGCTTCAGGGAAAAAAATATTAGACTATGCAAAATTTATGAGCAGAGATGAGTTTCATACTTTACAGCTTGTTCTGAAAAATGCTTCCCTGGTTGCCTCTGCCGAAGTGTGTGCAAGTCGCCTCCTGGGCAGAACTCCATGACCAAACATGAAAATTTGTCAGTCTCAAAATGAGTATACAAGGTTGGAAGGAAAGGATGGTCCAAAGATTGTAGTATCTCTCTCTCTGTTTGAGCACGAAGCAGCTTCTTCCGGCTGGCTAGGGATGCTTTGTCCATGACCTTCATTGCAAAGTAAGATTTTGTACCACTCAACTCCGAAAGATAAACGCTTCCAATATCCCCGCAACCCAACCTTTTCAGAAGTCTAAAATGGCTCAAACCCAAAACACCATCTTTGGTTCGTACAGCTTGGATAGCTTCCCACCTTGAGTCATTTGCTTTGTGAGGTTTGCTGATACTGCTGCTTAAGCTGCTACAAGTACTTTCATCACTGATGTCACTGCTCGTGCTACCCCTACACATACTGCTCTTTCCACTCTCAACAAAATCAGCTCGCTCACTGATTTTGGCACTTCCACTTGTCTTGCCAAGGCTGCTTGTCCCATCACTAACTTTAGCAGATGCCGAACTGATTCCAAGCTCAGAAGCTTTCTTTTCTTGATCACGTCCAGCCTCACTCATTCCAGAACCAGCATTTGTTGGTACATGCTTCAAATCACCCAAGGACAAGCCTGAATCTAACTTATCAGCTAAAGAATAGGCAGAACCCTTATGAAAAGAATTGGTCGATTTTTTTCCCTCTGCGTTTTCTACAGTAACCTGCTTCGATGCAACTTGCTGCACACTCTTAGGTAACTTTTTGGGAGCTACTGACTCCGATTTGATTGTTTTCGAAATTTGCAAAGGCGAGGGCCTCCGTGAATTACCTTCTAATGTGTGATTACCACCCGTTATTCTCTGCTTTTCTGGGGAAAGTCTGGTACCAGGTTTTGAAGCCATTGAAGAGAAATCGTTTGATAGATCAGATTGAGCAAACCCATTAGTTAGCCCCCAGCTTTAATGCATACCTCCCTCCACTGACAGTCCCAAATCTTTTCAATACCAACTCCATCAATAATGAGGTCACGTCTAACAATTGATCGAACCAGAAAATTACGAATACCCAAATTGCAACTGAGGTCAACGCGTAAGATCTCAAAAAAAGATGGCACAATTTCAGGAAGCCTCTCTTGCCTACCTACAAAATAGTCCATACAGATAAAGCAACGAGATTAGAAGCAAAACAAGGGGGCAAAATCCAAAAAGCACTAGATCTACATAAACTGGGCACTAGATCATAAAACCAGATCAACACAGCATCAGTTAAGAATCAATCGGATCTAAAATACCCGATTACTTAAATAAATTTAGAGAAAAATGCCGTCCAATAAGTGGTTAAAAGGATCAAATCACAATACTTAACAAACAAGATTAAAATGTACAACCCAATATTGATAGAAACAACATCTTTGGAGTAATAATCGGGGCGTTAAACACAGAATTGCATCCAGATACTACCAAATGACATgctcagaaaaagaaaaaaaaaatcaatagacCCACCCATGAAAAAAATCCTCCGAGTACAGGAATCAAAGTCACTTACCTAAAAAATGCTCCTTTTTCCAGGGAACAAAAATATACTTTCCAGAGAAACGCCCTGGAACAAATAACAATGGAAAGCGAGCGAGAACAATTCAATTCTCACAAAAAAAATGTTTGTTTCTCCATAGCTTTCAGCTCACACCAAACACCAACTTGCAAAAGATAAGAAGATAAGCAATCGGGAGGAAAGGGggaggaaaaaaaagaagaagaagtggaTCAAAAGAGTATAGATCTCAAAAACAGAGACCCACCACCACTCTGGATGAAAGGATCCAAAACCC
It encodes the following:
- the LOC131167645 gene encoding serine/threonine-protein kinase D6PK yields the protein MASKPGTRLSPEKQRITGGNHTLEGNSRRPSPLQISKTIKSESVAPKKLPKSVQQVASKQVTVENAEGKKSTNSFHKGSAYSLADKLDSGLSLGDLKHVPTNAGSGMSEAGRDQEKKASELGISSASAKVSDGTSSLGKTSGSAKISERADFVESGKSSMCRGSTSSDISDESTCSSLSSSISKPHKANDSRWEAIQAVRTKDGVLGLSHFRLLKRLGCGDIGSVYLSELSGTKSYFAMKVMDKASLASRKKLLRAQTEREILQSLDHPFLPTLYTHFETDKFSCLVMEFCPGGDLHTLRQRQPGKHFSEQAVKFYVAEVLLALEYLHMLGIVYRDLKPENVLVRDDGHIMLSDFDLSLRCTVSPTLVKSSSLETEPLRKNAVYCVQPACIEPSCIQPSCVVPTSCFSPRIFSSKSKKERKPKNEIGNQVSPLPELIAEPTGARSMSFVGTHEYLAPEIIKGEGHGSAVDWWTFGIFLYELLFGKTPFKGSGNRATLFNVVGQPLRFPDSPIVSFSARDLIRGLLVKEPQHRLAYKRGATEIKQHPFFEGVNWALIRCASPPEIPKPVEIERVPAPVTSTSEKATATVIPDQKSSDNYLEFDFF